AGTGCAAGAACCCGAACctgctccttcaggttctcataagcagcatttatactgtgatgagcggataatttatacactttttggcattgtttttagtatgtttttagtatgttttagttagtttttattatatttttattagtttttatttaaaaatcatttttctagactttactatgagtttgtatgtttttctgtgatttcaggtattttctggctgaaattgagagacctgagcaaaaatctgattcttctgggatttcaggtattttctggctgaaattgagggacctgagcaaaaatctgattcagaggctgaaaaaggactgcagatgctgttggattctaacctccctacactcgaagtggattttctggagctacaaaagcccaattagcgcgctctcaattgcgttggaaagtagacatcctgggctttccagaaatatataatagtccatactttgcccgagatttgatggcccaaactggcgttccaaatcagctcaagactgcccggtgttaaacgccggaactggcacaaaagtNNNNNNNNNNNNNNNNNNNNNNNNNNNNNNNNNNNNNNNNNNNNNNNNNNNNNNNNNNNNNNNNNNNNNNNNNNNNNNNNNNNNNNNNNNNNNNNNNNNNNNNNNNNNNNNNNNNNNNNNNNNNNNNNNNNNNNNNcacacaccaagtgggcccggaagtggatttttacgtcatttactcatttttgtaaatcctaagctactagttctctataaataggaccttttgctattgtattttcatcttggtaacTATCTtcgagtagtcttatgctatcttagatcatggggctggcctcacggccatgcctagaccttgttcttatgtattttcaacggtggagtttctacacaccatagattaaggtgtggggctctgctgtacctcgagtattaatacaattactattgttcttctattcaattcagcttattcttgttccaagatatttattcgcactcaagaacttgatgaatgtgatgattatgtgacgctcatcatcattctcacttatgaatgcgtgcctgacaaccacttccgttctacatgcaaacaaggcttgaatgtgtatctctccttgtctgtggtattctgagtaggattcagggattgaatgactgtgacgagcttcaaactcgtgattgtggggcgttagtaacagacgcaaaagaatcactggattctattccgacatgatcgagaactgacagatgaatagccgtgctatgacagagcgcgttgaacattttcactgagaggacaggattgtagccattgacaacggtgatgcccaacatacagcttgccatggaaaggagtaagaaggattggatgaagacagtaggaaagcagagagacggaagggacaaagcatctccatacgcttatctgaaattctcaccaatgaattacttaagtatctctatctttattttatattttattcatcttttagttatcaatcctctataaccatttgaatctgcctgactgagatttacaagatgaccatagcttgcttcataccaacaatctccgtgggatcgacccttactcatgtaaggtttattacttggacgacctagtgcacttgctggttagttgtgcgaagttgtgataaagagttgagattgcagttgagcgtaccatgttgatggcgccattagtgatcacaatttcgtgcaccacactgcctacaaggtgaccctggagctcggcGTAATCAGCTCGAGCAGACTCTAAATCAGCCCTGAGACGCATCATCTCCCTATACGTCGTGACATAGCTCTGCTTGTGCTTCAACGACGTGTCTTCAGCCAACCTCACAGAAGCCGCCAAGGCAATAGAACTAGCCTTTTCGCCCTCCAACTCCTTCTCCAGCTTGGTCACTTTCACTTCGAGCTCCTCCTTTAAACCCTTCATCCGGTCGAACTCCGACttagcctcctccataaaagctttTGTAGCATGAATGGGAAGATTTTAAGCAGTCCGATATAAAGTCGCACCCAAGTGTGCCATCTTGACGCTGCTCCGagtaataaaatccaaatgGCGAAGAAGAGAAACATTGTCAGTAGGCATAGTACCATAAGGACCAATTTGCTGGTCCACAAACTCGACAGCATCAAAGTCGAGGGCATCAAGGTTAAAAGGCTCGgctgttttttgctttttcggaGGAGGAGCGCCAGTAGAAGAAGAGGTAGCAGCAGAAGCCTATGAAGGATCAGCCAAACAAACCTGAAGAGTAGGGATCATCTTCCTCGGTCCAGGAGAGCTCGAAACAGATGGCTTCGACAAAACCTGAGAGGACCCCTCCCCAGCCTCCTTGGCCGGGACGTTCTGAGTCGCAGTAGCATTCCTTGCcttcttgaaggccttcatCGAGTCATTATTTttggccatctctgaaaaataaaaaatacaacagTTTACAAGCCAGAAAAGAAagcagaaaacaaaacaaaaacatatcaATTTATAATACCCAGCACAGTGCGGATTAAGGACGGATCCCCCAAAAATTTTTTggtatcaagatggggaggctccccccaaatatcctccaagaCAGCCACAAAAGTCTGCTCAACCTCGTCCAACATTTCCCAAGTGTACCTAGATACCACTACGTTCTTCTGCCATTCTAAGGGGAAATAAGGCTCGCCATTCTCATCCAAAAAGAAaggacgagctccttcaacagctcagatcttaaaaaaataattcttaaaatcccagaaggactcatcatacatggaaaaaaccttATGTCCCTGGGccgacctaaaagaaatccaaaagctttctttttggtaatcccaggcttggtcaacacaaacagatacagaaaaagagtttgagaaggcgTAACACCAAATTCGTGACAAACCAACTGAAAAATCTTAATGAAACCCCAAGAATTCGGATGAAGCTAAAATGGGGTTACATTACAATACCATAATAGGTCGGTCTCAAAAGAAGTAAAGGGAAGGGTGATATTCATCTGGCTAAAGAAGAAATCAtatgcataaaagaagggacgctccccctgGGTCAGAACAGGAAAGCAGACCCTTTCATCAGAATCAGGTGCTACAAATTCATAGTTGCTTTCTTGATCCCCACTACTACATATTCAATGATGTTTCCTAAGCTCCACACAGAATTCCGAATTAGCAAGAGATACACACAGCAACACAAAGGAGTCCAACTAGTCGGACATCCCCTTAGGAACCTTAGAAGacgcctcgacaatatttttgcgagaagacatggccaactaatcctacaaacaagaaaaggaaatgTGTTACTAACCAAAAAATAGCTCGGCCGATATTAAAACAACTTGGAAAATATGATCCAGAGCAATACAAATAGTAAAAGGAAATCCCCAAGACACACAccaaggtccaggggcatcctttggaggcagtaacacaTAGCAGAAGACTCAAGAAAACCCACAGAAGCTACCACAACAGAAGAGACATTCTTTTAATCAACACTCTGAAGAGAAAAATGGATTAAGCAGATTAAGCAGCTTCTTAACTACAGTTCCAGTCTACAAAAACTATCAAGCAACAAAACATACCAAGGAAAAATCTTCAAAGACACAACCTTTCCCAGAATCAAACAAGCCATTATCCCAATAAAATCTACAAAATCAGAGGGCAGCAAAGCATGCAAAGGCCTAAAAAACCTCAATCAAGAGAAATACTAGGAGTATGCATAAAGACGAAAATACATCACAGTGACGAAAAAGCCCAAAGGTATAaaagattcaagctttccaacatacAAGCAGAATTAAAGCtttaccaaaaaataataagaacaacAAAAAGAAGAGCCTACCTGAACAAAGAAGAAAACTTCGAAGAGATTGAAGATAGAGAGACGAAATCGCCTTTTCGAGCAACAAAAAACACCAAATGACGTCGCAGAAAGAAACACGAAAATACAAAGTCCCAAGCAAAAACTAAAAGCGAGAAAGAAAAAGGGGGGAAGTTACAgcaaaaaaatagagaagagaaaccgtttttgtGAGAAGATCAAAATGAAACAAAGAAACGGAACATTAAAAGTATTAATGAGGTTTTTAAACCCTCGCGCATTCCCAAAGCAAGGAGGCGCACCTTTtcaaaagtaaaattcaaaagcaAATGTTCCACATTCAAAGGAGAACCCTAAAAAGAAGAAGTCAACAAAATGCTCGAGTCCGGCTTCACCATAAaaggatcgaagtcctaaaattgaagactcgacctcaaaacagaagaccgagctcgagcaggggcactgttcataccctgggtcgagctatccgacccgggatgttctactgataagtcgaccgacctcttcaagtTAGGacaaatccgacctcttctcaaagagctcggccaaatcaccaggaaagcccaaaaagggcccaaatggaGGACCGCGTCCCAAaacctaaggcagcccaagcctacagatagaaaggcggttcccttgaagataacatgacctcactcaaaagataaagataagataagataactaacttatcttatctaagaaggtcactccgcgccattataaatacactggagcacccaggtataactcatactttgatcctactaaaaacctgcttaatacccttgctaacttaagcattggagtcccttgcaggtaccaccaccctccggtgatgaaggatcagcacctccaccaagtccaacaagtcggcaCGACAGCTCCAGCCACCACGCACAAGCCGGACACGTAATCTCCAACCAATACAGAAGATCACATCTGAGATCGActtacagtttcaggtaaccctcagaacagtaATGACAATCAAatgactagaaaagctcttggcaaggtatgagaactggaaatcctatcctaattatccttatcaattgtgatgagaattgttcattgctcccacttagttaaccctcaataaatgaaggaaagtcaagtggactaatcaatttgattcctcaagtcctagtcaactcctaaggaaacactagctttagtggaatccaaatcaattagcaactttcaattatcaatcaacaaaggagtttgacaactcaagtgttaccaattactcaaccaagacaagaacataaaatcctactctaacatccttctaaGCATTTTGTCCAACACTTGGcaagtataaaataaaagcatagaaaagcaaTAATAGAATATTAAACACAATCAAATACgaaatacctcaaatttcattaaatagaaaatcaaagcTAACAtgagagtagaagagaaattaaattaaaggaacattgaacctggaattgggaagaaataaacctaaaactaagagaaatcctaaatcctaaaacctagagagaggagagagcctctctctctagaaactacatctaaaacctaaaattgtgaataatgagaagtgTCTCTTAATtcctccactctgcagcctctaatctgtgttttctgggccgaaaattgggtcaaaaacagcccataAATTGCCCACAGTGATTTTTGATACGTACAGCACGTAGCTCtgtcacgcgaacgcgtcatccacgcgtgcgcgtcgcttgtCTGCTGcacaatccacgcgtacgcatgcttcTCACGTGCACGTCACCTAAACGCAAGGCAACTATGgctaattatatatcattgggaagccccggatgttaactttccaacgcagaaccgcctcatttggacctctgtatctcaagttatgatcaattgagtgcgaagaggttagGGCTGATAGCATTGCTattccttcagcttcttgtattccttccacttttgcatgcttccttttcatcctcaaagccattcctaccctataaaacctaaaaacacttaacacacatatcatggcatcaaatgataataagagaggattaaaaattgtgaattaaaggccaaagaagcatgttttcaatcatagcacaaaatcaggaaggaaagtGTAAAGCATGCGGATTctgtgaataagtgtgagattagtggataaaatccactcaattaagcacaagatgtaccacgaaatagtggtgcttCACTAAGCATCGTATCATAAGAAAACAAATAGTTCAAAAAGCTATAAACAAGAGATAGAATTGGATGTCACCatagtggggtgtctcccaccaagcactttggtTTAGAGTCCTAAGTTGGACTTTCATGGCTTTCTTGATCACTTAGAAATTTCCCCAAGGAGGAAAATCTCAAACTCCTTGGCTTGCTTTGGTTGAGCAtgatcctttgaatttgactcCTTGGCACTATCCTCTTTTCCTTGCTCCTTGCCATCTTCAATCACTTTGTCTTCAACTATGTCGCACCCAAAAATAGAGTATGCCTCAAggatggattttttggagtcCTCCAAAGTGAACTTGATTAACTTGCCATCTGCCTCAAAAGAATAGACTCTCGAGTGTGCGTCTAACTTGAAATGGGCAATCTtcaagaatggtcttccaaggagTATTGATGATGGCTTGGTTGAGTCAATAGGAAGGGTCTCCAAAATGTGAAAATTATCTAGAAAGAGCAATCCTTGAATATTGACTATGACATTCTCTTCAATCTCCACAACTGACACAGTACTCTTGTCGGCTAATACAAACCTCGCCTCGGACCTCTTTAGGGGAGATAAGTTCAGTCTTTCGTAGATGGGGAGTGGCATGATGCTTACACACGCCCCCATATCTCACATTCAGTCCATGACCTTAGTCCCACCAATCAAACAAGTAACCAAACATGGGCCGGGATCATTGCATTTTTAGGAAGTAAAGAGGAGATAGAATCATCTTTCGGCTTTTTGTTGATGTTGCGAAGCTTGTCTTTGTGACTGCAAATATCCTTGGGGAACTTGGCATATTTCGGCACTTGTTGAATGGCTTGAAAGAGAGGGACGGTAACTTTAACTTTCTCAAAAACTTCCACCACAGTGGGGTCAAGATCTTCTTGCTTCTTTGCTTTCTTGGCTAAAGTTGAGAATGGGATGGGCAAAGGCTCTTCAAGCAAGGTCTTTCTCTTTGGCTCCTTGACCTTCGGTGGTTCTTCCTCATTTTTATCAACATTTTCATCTTCACTCCTCATCATCTCTACTTTATCTCCTACCTCCTCATTATTTGTCTCCTCATTCAACCTTGAAGGTATAGCCACATTCTTATCCAACTTAGTACCACTTCTAAGAGTAATGATATTTATGCTTCCTTTAGGATTGGGTTGAGGTTGGGAGGGCAAACTACTTGAGGTTGAAGCTTATTGGGTGATTTATGTAGTTTGAGGAGGGAGAGTCAAACAGGTAAGGGCTTCGACTATTGTAGCCATGTAAGTATCTTGTTTCTTATGGAACTCTTTGTTCTTGCATGAAGGTGTGAATTGTGTCATTCATGTGGGATTGATTGGAGGGAAGGGCTTGGTTAATTTGAGAGGGATTGGATCGACTATTTGGATGTTGATACTTCACTTGAGATGGAGGTTGTGGGGGTTGTTGGTATGGTTATTGGTATTGTGGTTGACCTTGGGGGAATTGGTGGTAGTAGACTTGAGCATTTTGGTTAAGTTGAGCTTGGGGAGCTTGGTTCCACCTTTTGTTTGAGTTATCTCTCCACCCTTGATTTAGATTACCTCCTTGTGGGTAGGATCCTTGGTTGTAATTGGATTTTTGCAGGTAAGGGTTAACAACTGCCAATGTAGTGTCCTCTTGGATTTGAGGGTACTCATCGGTGTAATAAGAAGTACAAGTACAAACACCACATATCCTTGATGGTCCTTCGGTCCTAGGAGGTTGAGGTGGAGTATTTATCAAAGTTTGAGGGATTTGTTGCCCTTGGGTGATTTGCCGCAACAAAATCGTAATCTCACCAAGGGTCTTAGTCAAAATAGCATCTCCGGAAGGAGAAACCCCGCTCACAGCTTTTGGTGGCGAACTCCTTGCTCTAGAGTGTTGAGTTAAATCTGATAGGTCTGATATAACTTCCCATGCTTCTACTGTGGTCTTAGTTTTGGTCAACGATCCTCCATTTGCAACATCCAGGAGAAGCTTGTCTTGGTGGTGCATTCCTTGACAGAAATAACTGA
The Arachis duranensis cultivar V14167 chromosome 5, aradu.V14167.gnm2.J7QH, whole genome shotgun sequence genome window above contains:
- the LOC107489467 gene encoding uncharacterized protein LOC107489467, which translates into the protein MTRSLPDPSLATFDPKIERALTCIRQARRRLAFVHSESGSLEDHSHSLSPPIRDHHSPINEETLYLSMGSTELSLSDSGDIDMADPPRRITLKEDGAPDLALQPLHILYLALDPNFELKSGTINLLPKYSGMPGEDPLKHLKDFQVACATARRHGADEAAVLVFAFPFFLEGKSKEWFYTQPGKVRSNWDLLRKEFLEKFDPPQKKDKLRREISCIVQRDGETLYGYWERFKKLLETCPHHRIDELVLISYFCQGMHHQDKLLLDVANGGSLTKTKTTVEAWEVISDLSDLTQHSRARSSPPKAVSGVSPSGDAILTKTLGEITILLRQITQGQQIPQTLINTPPQPPRTEGPSRICGVCTCTSYYTDEYPQIQEDTTLAVVNPYLQKSNYNQGSYPQGASTSSSLPSQPQPNPKGSINIITLRSGTKLDKNVAIPSRLNEETNNEEVGDKVEMMRSEDENVDKNEEEPPKVKEPKRKTLLEEPLPIPFSTLAKKAKKQEDLDPTVVEVFEKVKVTVPLFQAIQQVPKYAKFPKDICSHKDKLRNINKKPKDDSISSLLPKNAMIPAHVWLLV